The window AGATATAGAGACGGCTTGATGCAGTGATCAAACTGAATGCCGCCATATTCCACTTCCCGCTCAGGCAGCATTTTCATCTGCACATGACGACCAGCGCGCTGATCCGCCTGCAATTCCTCCAACCCTGCACGCAGCTCTTTATTAGCCAGTTCAAGGTCATATCGATACTGCTGGTTTTCGCGATACACGCGCACTTGATCGATTTGTCGTTGAATGGCCTCGTCCAACACTGCGACATCCGCCACAGGCTTGACGATATAGTCAGATGCGCCGGAGCGCAGTGCGCCCAGGATATCTTCCGCGCCTGCACGTTTGCTATGAATAACAATGGGGGGTCTGGGGTGAACGTCTTTTAGAAGCGAATACAACGACTTAATGTCGTCTGAAGTGAGATCCCCGATGATGATGTCGGGAGTGACCTGCGCCTTGAGATCCGTAAAACACTTGACCGACGCACAATGCACCACATGGAACCCCTTGGACGTAAGGTGTTCCTTCATGTGACGGGATACATCCTCGTCGGAGTCGATGATGAGAAGAGCTTCCTCTAGATCAGCCATGGCTCATGCGCCACTTACTTATTAAGCTATTTTTATACACTGGGGTAGGTCGACAGCTGGCATAGTGAATATTATTGTAGCTCGTTACTTTGTTTTTAGCGGACAACCGCTCGACCTGCAAGATACATTTGCAACATAATGTCAAAAATTAGAATTATCATACTAATTGCCCCTATGAGATTTTATACGCATTTCTCTCTATCCAATTTCTTAATAATTCAGCATGGATAAGTTCTTATACGATCTTCTGGGCGTCAGAGATCGCCTCATAATGGACCCCGTACACGGCGCAATCACGCTATTTGAGCACGAAGTTCGCGTCATCGATCACCCGCTCTTCCAACGTTTACGCCACATTTGTCAAAACGATATTCTTTCGTTGGTGTTCCCTGGCGCGACCCACTCACGTTTCCTTCACAGCATCGGCGTCATGCATGTTGGACACAAAATGTTCAGGGGATTAATGGAGTCCTGCATGCGCAGGCACAGAATAACTCAGGCATCCTCTTCCCTGCCTCTGGCGTCGATTGATTTTTTCAATAAGCTGACCCGACTGGCCTGTCTGTTGCACGACTGCGGGCATAGTAGTTTCTCTCACCAGTTTTCGAAAGTCCCCAGCATCGCCGCCATGCTGGGAACCAGTGAACCGTTTCAACGTTTGTGGGCTCAGGCCAACATCAGCGATAACGACATGGCCGCTCTGTACCCGGTACGACCGGATAAGCTGGAGCATGAGCACTATTCCGTTCGCTGCGCCTGGGAAATCCTAAATTCTCAATATGTTGAGCAGACGCCCTTTTCCGCCCTTGATGTCAGCGCGCTGATGGAAACAACTACTGGCGCAGTATCCCCGAATTTTGCCCGGCATGCCGAGTTAATCTGGCCACTGCTCAGTAGCTCAACGGAAACGCCCAAGCAGCCAGAGCGACATATTGTCCGCCTGCTGCGTCTGATTGTCTCCGGTGAAATTGACGCTGATCGTGCGGATTATATGTTGCGAGATGGATTCCACTCTTCAGTGACAATAGGCGGCTTCAACCTTGACCACTTGCTGAAAAACCTGCATGTAGGCTGGGACCCAGACTCCGACTGGATGGGCCTCGCCATCACGCCGAAAGGACTGGGCGCGCTGGAAGATTTCGTTTACTCCCGTCACCAGATGTATCGCAAGGTTTATGGGCACAAAACCTCCATCGGCTTTGACTGGCTGTTGCGACAAGCGATGGAGGAAGTCATCGGTCAACCGGACGTGGGAGAGTATGTGAGGTCCTGCCTCACTGATATCAATGAGTTCTGCTACTTAACGGATAACTACTTTTGGGAGCAATTCAGGCTGCTCGCAAGAAAACAACCGAAAAGTTACTCACAAATGATGATAAACCGGGTTCGCCCTCATCACCTTCATACACAAGAGAGCACGGAAACCATTGATCAGGAATCCATCAAAACAATGCTGGCTGAACGCCATGATTTAGAACCGGAGCAAGTCGTCTGCTGTGCGCTGAAAGCGCGTTTTTCCAAGATCAAAGGCGCTTATGAGGATATCAAAGTCATGCAAAAGCCTTCAGATCCCGAACGCACGCGCCCTCGATATGTTCGCATTGGCGAAGTCAGCAACTTCTTCCATAAGTTTGAAGACGAAACCATCGCCCACTTCTACCGCAAGCCGTGAATCATCGGGGAGGCGCTAACCTCCCCATGAAAAAACAAGCCTGACAGGCTTCACTCAAATAGCGTTCCTCAACCCTAAATGGGAAGGATACGGTTGCAGATAGACCTGCTCAGCGAGAAATCCATCTTGCGTCGCAGAGCAGTAGTGTTTCAGTAGCGTCAGTGGCGCCACCAGCGGAATAACGCCATGGCGGTAATCCGTCAATACGGCGTCCCACTCCTGCTTCTGCCAGCCATTCATCGTCTTGCGCAACACTTTGGAAATATTGGTTAGCACATGAAAGTGATTCTTTCGTTGCGCCCTGTGAGCCAGACAGCGCATCAAAACAGCTTCGTATTGCTCAAGCGCGCCTTTCATCGAGGCCGATCTGGCTTGCGCGGCGATATTTCCCAACAGAATTTGATCCTGTAAATGATGCGCCATCAATAAATACTTATATCTGCGGTGAAATAGCTGCAGCTTCTCCGGCGAAGGAGCAGCCAGTACTTGATCTTTCCATTCGCGATAACAACAGACTCGCACGACGAAGTTTTCCAGTAACGCCGGCTCATTTAGCCGCCCTGCTTCCTCGATCGGCATATTGGGATGCGCCTGCATCACTTTCTCTGCAAATATTCCCGCCCTGGAGCCAATAACGGCGTCACTGCTTTCATTATATAGTTTCACTCTGAAGACTCCGCAGCTCGGCGACTTCTGCATAAAGACATAGCCATCCAAACGCGAGATTCTGTCTTCCAGCGACATCGCGTAAGACGCCAACTTGTCTGTAACGTCCAGCTCCGCATCTTTCGAACCTACCGCTCGCACTTGTCCGTCCCGTTCTATCAGGCGAATCGGACGACGTGGGATGCCCATGCCGATGGCCACCTCTGGACAGAAAGCCTGAAAGTCAAACACGTCGCGCAACCGGTCAGTTAACAGAGAAGACTTCTTATGGCCGCCGTCAAATCTGACCTGCTCTCCCATTAAACATGCGCTGACGCCAACCTGGGGACGTTTGCTGTTCTCCACTTTCAGCCTCCAAATACTAATAAACGTATACGACTCAACCAGCGGAATAGAAGCGTCGCTCCTACATGCTTCATATCTATACGTCTACTGCAAGGATTTGGTTCTTCATATAGACAACGTTGTTCGGTATATTGGCCCGCAACATGTCGAAACAATTCCCTTTTCCGGTAGGTACTTATCATGCGGATCGTCTCATTCAACGTAAACGGCGTACGTTCACGTCTTCATCAGCTGAAAGAGCTTATCAGCCAATACCAGCCGGACATCATCGGCCTGCAGGAAACCAAAGTCATTGACGACCTGTTTCCCATTGAGGCCATCAACGAGATGGGCTATCAAGCGGAATATTACGGACAGAAAGGCCATTACGGCGTCGCTCTGCTTAGCAAGCAACCCGCGTTACGCTGCATTAAGGGGTTTGAAGGCGACGATGAAGAAGCACATAAACGCTGGATTGTTGGCGAATACGCCGCTGGCGATCAAACCCTTGTCGTTTGCAATGGCTATTTCCCTCAAGGTGAGAGCAGAAACCACCCCGACAAATTCCCCAACAAGCAGCGCTTTTACGCCGGAACGCTGGACTTCCTGCAACAACGCTCACCGGATCAGCCGATAGTGGTAATGGGCGACATGAACGTTTCGCATACGGATAACGACATCGGTATCGGTGAAGAGAATCGGAAGCGCTGGTTAAGAACCGGAAAGTGCAGCTTTTTGCCAGAAGAACGCGAGTGGCTGAACCGTCTTTTAGACTGGGGCCTTGTGGACACATTCCGTCAGCATTTTCCTGACGTCAAAGACCGCTACAGCTGGTTCGACTACCGTAGTCGTGGATTCGAGGACGATCCCAAACGCGGTCTCCGCATTGACCTGATTCTCGCCACGCAACCACTGGCTGCTCGCTGCGTCGACGCCGGCGTATCCTATGAGATTCGCGGTATGGAGAAGGCCTCCGACCACTGCCCGATCTGGGCTGACTTTGACCTGAAGTAACGCCGTCCGCCCCATGGACTTAGGGCAATAATTATCGATTTTCACTGCTTGGAATTGCCTTGCACACGCGAAAAGTGAATTATTATCGGGACTTGGAAACCACAGGATGCTAAAAAAGATTGCATGAAAACAAGGGAGCGCATCATCCACATTAGTCTGGACCTATTTAACCGGTTCGGCGAGCCCAACGTCACCACCCTGCAGATTGCGGATGAACTGGATATCAGCCCCGGCAACCTTTACTACCATTACAAAAACAAGACCGAAATCCTGCATGAGCTTTTCGCGCGCTTTGAACAGCAAATGCTGGAATTATTGGATGTTCCCAATGTGGAGATAAGCATTGAAGATCAATGGCTGTTTCTACACCTGATCTTTGAAAGAATCGCCGAATACCGCTTCCTCTACAAAGATCTGGTCAATATTCTGCAACGCTACGAACGCATCCGCCCCCGCTTTAAAAAAATCCTTCATAAGAAGACAGAAGCCTCCCTGACGATATGCTCCAGTCTTCGCGATCAAGAGATTCTGATCGGCAGCAACGAAGAACTGGAGGCGCTTTGCAACAATATCGTCCTGACCATTACCTATTGGCCAAGTTTCGACCTCATTCGCCACCCTGCGGACGCACAGGATATCGACTTATCGCACGGGGTATATCAGGTAATGTCGCTGGTGGCGCCTTACCTGCGCGACGGAGAAAGGCAGGCGCTAATGGCGATGAGCCGGGAGTATCTCACTTAGCGCCCGACAACAGGCTTAAAGAGCATTACGCTACTCGCCGCTCTTTTTCGACTTCTCAAGATCGTCGATTTTCGCTTTCAATTCTTCAATTTCCCGACGTAGCGCCTCAAACTCTTTGTAGGTAGGCATGCCCAAGCGGTGCAGTGCCCGCGAGACTCTTTGATCAAAGACCTGCTCCAGCTTATCCCAAGTGGTGTTGGCCTTGTCTTTCACCTCCTCCACCCGGTCTTCAACCGCCTTCAACTGCTTTTCAAACACGCCCCGGGTTTTCTTCTCCAACTCCTCTCCCT is drawn from Hahella sp. KA22 and contains these coding sequences:
- a CDS encoding HD domain-containing protein, with translation MDKFLYDLLGVRDRLIMDPVHGAITLFEHEVRVIDHPLFQRLRHICQNDILSLVFPGATHSRFLHSIGVMHVGHKMFRGLMESCMRRHRITQASSSLPLASIDFFNKLTRLACLLHDCGHSSFSHQFSKVPSIAAMLGTSEPFQRLWAQANISDNDMAALYPVRPDKLEHEHYSVRCAWEILNSQYVEQTPFSALDVSALMETTTGAVSPNFARHAELIWPLLSSSTETPKQPERHIVRLLRLIVSGEIDADRADYMLRDGFHSSVTIGGFNLDHLLKNLHVGWDPDSDWMGLAITPKGLGALEDFVYSRHQMYRKVYGHKTSIGFDWLLRQAMEEVIGQPDVGEYVRSCLTDINEFCYLTDNYFWEQFRLLARKQPKSYSQMMINRVRPHHLHTQESTETIDQESIKTMLAERHDLEPEQVVCCALKARFSKIKGAYEDIKVMQKPSDPERTRPRYVRIGEVSNFFHKFEDETIAHFYRKP
- the xthA gene encoding exodeoxyribonuclease III, whose protein sequence is MRIVSFNVNGVRSRLHQLKELISQYQPDIIGLQETKVIDDLFPIEAINEMGYQAEYYGQKGHYGVALLSKQPALRCIKGFEGDDEEAHKRWIVGEYAAGDQTLVVCNGYFPQGESRNHPDKFPNKQRFYAGTLDFLQQRSPDQPIVVMGDMNVSHTDNDIGIGEENRKRWLRTGKCSFLPEEREWLNRLLDWGLVDTFRQHFPDVKDRYSWFDYRSRGFEDDPKRGLRIDLILATQPLAARCVDAGVSYEIRGMEKASDHCPIWADFDLK
- a CDS encoding DUF523 and DUF1722 domain-containing protein, which encodes MENSKRPQVGVSACLMGEQVRFDGGHKKSSLLTDRLRDVFDFQAFCPEVAIGMGIPRRPIRLIERDGQVRAVGSKDAELDVTDKLASYAMSLEDRISRLDGYVFMQKSPSCGVFRVKLYNESSDAVIGSRAGIFAEKVMQAHPNMPIEEAGRLNEPALLENFVVRVCCYREWKDQVLAAPSPEKLQLFHRRYKYLLMAHHLQDQILLGNIAAQARSASMKGALEQYEAVLMRCLAHRAQRKNHFHVLTNISKVLRKTMNGWQKQEWDAVLTDYRHGVIPLVAPLTLLKHYCSATQDGFLAEQVYLQPYPSHLGLRNAI
- a CDS encoding phasin family protein — translated: MTMTDQDNNPNSPKQVSQKIKDSARQIWLAGLGAYNKAEEDAGKVFEKLVQEGEELEKKTRGVFEKQLKAVEDRVEEVKDKANTTWDKLEQVFDQRVSRALHRLGMPTYKEFEALRREIEELKAKIDDLEKSKKSGE
- a CDS encoding TetR/AcrR family transcriptional regulator, with the protein product MKTRERIIHISLDLFNRFGEPNVTTLQIADELDISPGNLYYHYKNKTEILHELFARFEQQMLELLDVPNVEISIEDQWLFLHLIFERIAEYRFLYKDLVNILQRYERIRPRFKKILHKKTEASLTICSSLRDQEILIGSNEELEALCNNIVLTITYWPSFDLIRHPADAQDIDLSHGVYQVMSLVAPYLRDGERQALMAMSREYLT